A window of Haloarcula marismortui ATCC 43049 genomic DNA:
TCGAACTGGAAGATCGCCCCGTGGGAGAACGGCGTGCCCGAGAGCGTACAGGCGTCGTTGACGAGAAAGCGCGTGGCGAAGTTGTCGGAGGCGTCGACAACGATGTCGTAGTCGGCCACCAGGTCGGTCGCGTTCTCCCGCGCCAGCCGCAGTTCGTGGCGGTCGACGGTCACGTCGGGATTGAGTCCCGTGACGAACTCAGCGGCGCTGTCAACTTTTGACCGGCCAACGTCGTCGTCCTTGTGGATGACCTGCCGCTGGAGATTCGACCGTTCAACCACGTCGTCGTCGACGATTCCGAGCCGCCCGATGCCCGCAGCCGCGAGATACTGGAGGACTGGTGCGCCGAGGCCGCCGGCCCCGATGACCAGCACATCGGTGTCGAGCAGTGTGGCCTGCCCCTCCGGCCCAACGTCGTTCATGATGATGTGCCGGGAGTAGCGGTCAAGCTGTTCTGGGTCCAGATCCGGTCGCATAGTGGTCGTACGCCACCCGGAGGAATAAACGACTGGTTCGTCTCGGGCGTTTCGAGCTGTAGGGCTGATAAATCCAGACTGCTCAGTTGTTGCGCTGGAGGTCCGCGACAAGGTCGTCTATCGCCTGATTGATGTCGGTGAGAAGGTCTGTTTGCCCATCGGATTCGTCGGCGATGTCAGCCGTACTGTCGGCGATATCTTCGGCTGTATCCGTGGACTGGTCGATCATGCTCGCCACTTCCTCAGTCGAAGCAGCCTGCTGGTCCGTGGCCGTCGCGACCTCCTCGATACCGTTGTTGACCTCGCGGACGGTGTCGTCGATCTCTCCGAGAATCTGGGTCGATTCCTCGACGGTGTCGATACCCTCGTCGATCTCGTTGTTGCTCTCTTCGAGGCTCTCGACGGCGTTCTCGGTATCGTCCTGAATACCGTCGATCATCTGCTCAATGGTCGTCGCCTGCTCCTGTGACTCCTCGGCGAGGCTCTTGACCTCGTTTGCGACAACGGCGAATCCTTCGCCTGCCTCGCCAGCGCGAGCGGCCTCGATGGACGCGTTCAGCGCCAGCATGTTGGTCTGGTCAGCGATGTCGTTGATGACATCGACGATCTCGTCGATCTCCTGAACGCTCTGCTGTATCGTCTTGACGTCCTCGGCGACGCTGTCGGCTGCCTGCTGGATGTTCTCCATCGCCTCATGGACGTCGTCAGCGTTCCCCTGTCCGCGCTCGGCGAGTTCCTTCGCTTCGCGGGAGGCCGCAGAGACCTCTTCGGACGACGAGGCGATCTGCTCGACCGACGCAGAGAGGTTCGACACTTCGTTTGCGATGTCCGTCAGGCTCTCGTACTGCTCGGTGGCCTGTTCGCGGATGTCGGCGGTTTCCTCGGCGATACCGACCGACGACCCCTCCAGCTCGGCCAGCATCGTCTGAATCTCGCTTGCAGCGGTGTGGCTGTAGCCGGCCTCCGTGTCGATGTCCTCCGAGATATCGTCCTGAATATCCGCGTCGATATTGTCGTCGATTCCCGACCCTGTTTGGCTCGGTACATTTTCCGTCGGTCTCTCAGCCATAGT
This region includes:
- a CDS encoding methyl-accepting chemotaxis protein; the protein is MAERPTENVPSQTGSGIDDNIDADIQDDISEDIDTEAGYSHTAASEIQTMLAELEGSSVGIAEETADIREQATEQYESLTDIANEVSNLSASVEQIASSSEEVSAASREAKELAERGQGNADDVHEAMENIQQAADSVAEDVKTIQQSVQEIDEIVDVINDIADQTNMLALNASIEAARAGEAGEGFAVVANEVKSLAEESQEQATTIEQMIDGIQDDTENAVESLEESNNEIDEGIDTVEESTQILGEIDDTVREVNNGIEEVATATDQQAASTEEVASMIDQSTDTAEDIADSTADIADESDGQTDLLTDINQAIDDLVADLQRNN
- a CDS encoding SAMP-activating enzyme E1 translates to MRPDLDPEQLDRYSRHIIMNDVGPEGQATLLDTDVLVIGAGGLGAPVLQYLAAAGIGRLGIVDDDVVERSNLQRQVIHKDDDVGRSKVDSAAEFVTGLNPDVTVDRHELRLARENATDLVADYDIVVDASDNFATRFLVNDACTLSGTPFSHGAIFQFEGQVTTFSGDSPCYRCLFPEAPPEGTVPDCATAGVLGVLPGTIGCMQATEVVKLAMDYGETLEGRLVAYDAAEMSFEEVPIAPKPDCPVCGDDPAIASVADASYEGRCSLAED